In the Plectropomus leopardus isolate mb chromosome 5, YSFRI_Pleo_2.0, whole genome shotgun sequence genome, one interval contains:
- the cluha gene encoding clustered mitochondria protein homolog isoform X3, with the protein MVNGDGAHERTEEAESKQDGNGETDGGEESNEQEVIVIQDTGFTVKIQAPGTEPFDLQVSPQEMVQEIHQVLMDREDTCHRTCFSLQLDGNVLDNFAELKSIEGLQEGSLLKVVEEPYTVREARIHVRHIRDLLKSLDPSDAYNGVDCNSLSFLSIFTDGDLGDSGKRKKKGTELEQIDCTPPEHILPGSKDRPLVPLQPQNKDWKPMQCLKVLTMSGWNPPPGNRKMHGDLMYLYIVTAEERHVSVTASTRGFYLNQSTTYNFNPKPANPSFLSHSLVELLSQISPAFKKNFTALQKKRVQRHPFERIATPFQVYSWTAPQVDHAMDCVRAEDAYTSRLGYEEHIPGQTRDWNEELQTTRELPRKNLPERLLRERAIFKVHSDFAAAATRGAMAVIDGNVMAINPGEETRMQMFIWNNIFFSLGFDVRDHYRELGGDAAAHAAPTNDLNGVRAYGAVDVEGLYTLGTVVVDYRGYRVTAQSIIPGILEREQEQSVIYGSIDFGKTVVSHDKYLELLEKTSRPLKVQRHNVLNEKNETVELCSSVECKGIIGNDGRHYILDLLRTFPPDLNFLPVDGEELPPESQRQGFPRQHRHRLACLRQELIEAFVEHRYLLFMKMAALQLMQQKANKDAKTDTPAITETAETPSENTTADTTQTQTAASDSPSATEVSTDSTDTSAASQAATDAEEDSSKPATNGPLEPAATQNGECKSPLEGKELEESIPGLAQAKELAETLVAEDGSCIDPKSREVVLNACKAVGSISNTSFDIRFNPDIFSPGVHFPEDSADDVQKQKQLLKDAAAFLVSCQIPSLVKDCLDHSALPMDGATLTEALRQRGINIRYLGTVLEFVEKTPAKAQLEHFYRIGISELITRCAKHIFKTYLQGVELSALSAAVSHFLNCFLSSFPDAVAHLPPDELVSRRKSRKRRNRVPGGGDNTAWASLTPSELWKNIASEAQSYYHFTIQCESVDHVVEKYCLQKITLLREISVKTGIQILIKEYNFDSRHKPAFTEEDILNIFPVVKHVNPKASDAFHFFQSGQAKVQQGFLKEGCELINEALNLFNNVYGAMHVEICACLRLLARLNYIMGDHPEALSNQQKAVLMSERVLGIEHPNTIQEYMHLALYCFANGQLSTALKLLYRARYLMLLVCGEDHPEMALLDSNIGLVLHGVMEYDLSLRFLENALTINTKYHGPRSLKVALSHHLVARVYESKAEFRSALQHEKEGYTIYKNQMGEAHEKTKESSEYLKYLTQQAVALQRTMNEIYKNGSNASITPLKFTAPSMASVLEQLNIINGIIFIPLSQKDLENLKAEVQRRQQLQELGKSEEPTEDRLLELEDKIPID; encoded by the exons ATGGTGAACGGCGACGGGGCTCACGAGCGCACAGAGGAGGCAGAGTCAAAGCAGGATGGGAACGGCGAAACAGACGGAGGAGAGGAGTCTAATGAACAGGAAGTGATAGTGATCCAGGACACAGGCTTCACCGTTAAGATCCAGGCACCTGGAACAGAGCCGTTTGACCTGCAG GTATCTCCACAGGAGATGGTGCAGGAGATCCATCAGGTGTTGATGGACCGGGAGGACACCTGTCACCGCACTTGCTTCTCACTGCAGCTGGACGGAAATGTGCTGGACAACTTTGCAGAACTCAAGTCCATTGAGGGCCTGCAGGAGGGCTCGCTGCTCAAAGTGGTGGAAG aGCCCTACACAGTACGTGAGGCTCGCATCCATGTGCGTCATATCAGAGACCTGCTGAAAAGCCTGGACCCCTCAGACGCCTACAACGGAGTCGACTGTAactccctctccttcctcagCATCTTCACTGATGGAGACCTCGGAG ACAGTGGTAAGCGAAAGAAAAAAGGCACCGAGTTGGAGCAGATTGACTGCACCCCTCCAGAGCACATCCTGCCCGGCAGCAAAGATCGCCCCCTGGTGCCCCTCCAGCCACAGAACAAGGACTGGAAG CCTATGCAGTGCCTGAAGGTCCTGACCATGAGCGGCTGGAACCCTCCACCTGGAAACAGGAAGATGCACGGTGACCTCATGTACCTGTACATAGTGACTGCGGAGGAACGCCATGTCAGCGTCACCGCCTCCACACGCGGCTTCTACCTCAACCA aTCTACTACCTACAACTTCAACCCTAAGCCAGCCAATCCCAGCTTCCTGAGCCATTCTCTGGTGGAGCTGCTGAGCCAGATCAGCCCTGCCTTCAAGAAAAATTTCACTGCCCTGCAAAAGAAAAG GGTCCAGAGACACCCGTTTGAGAGGATAGCCACGCCTTTCCAGGTGTACAGCTGGACGGCACCGCAGGTAGACCACGCCATGGACTGTGTTCGAGCTGAAGATGCCTACACCTCCCGCTTGGGTTATGAGGAGCACATACCTGGACAG ACCAGAGATTGGAACGAGGAGCTGCAGACCACCAGAGAGCTGCCCCGCAAGAACCTGCCTGAACGCCTGCTGAGGGAGAGAGCCATATTCAAG GTCCACAGTGACTTTGCGGCAGCTGCCACTCGAGGCGCCATGGCTGTCATCGATGGCAACGTGATGGCCATCAACCCCGGCGAGGAAACGCGCATGCAGATGTTCATCTGGAACAACATCTTCTTCAGTCTGGGCTTCGATGTACGAGACCACTATCGCGAGCTGGGCGGAGATGCCGCCGCCCACGCTGCGCCCACCAACGACTTGAATGGAGTTCGGGCTTACGGGGCGGTGGACGTGGAGGGTCTGTACACTCTGGGGACGGTAGTGGTGGACTACAGAGGATACCGTGTCACCGCCCAGTCCATCATCCCTGGGATCCTGGAGCGTGAGCAGGAGCAAAGCGTCATCTACGGCTCCATTGACTTTGGGAAGACGGTCGTGTCTCACGACAAATAcctggagctgctggagaaaACCAGCAGGCCTCTCAAGGT CCAGAGGCACAACGTGCTGAACGAGAAAAACGAGACAGTGGAGCTGTGCTCCTCTGTCGAGTGTAAGGGCATCATCGGAAATGACGGCAGACACTACATCCTCGACCTTCTCCGCACCTTTCCTCCTGACCTCAACTTCCTGCCTGTGGATGGAGAGGAGCTACCTCCAGAGAGTCAGCGCCAGGGCTTCCCCCGCCAGCACCGCCATCGCCTGGCTTGTCTACGCCAAGAGCTCATCGAGGCCTTCGTTGAGCACAG ATATCTTCTGTTCATGAAGATGGCGGCGTTACAGCTCATGcaacagaaagcaaacaagGACGCTAAGACTGATACACCCGCCAtcacagaaacagctgaaacaccCTCAGAAAACACCACTGCTGACACAACCCAGACACAGACTGCTGCATCAGACTCTCCCAGTGCTACAGAGGTCTCCACGGACAGCACAGACACCTCTGCTGCCTCACAGGCAGCGACTGACGCTGAAGAAGACTCCTCGAAGCCCGCCACAAACGGGCCTCTAGAACCCGCAGCCACCCAGAACGGGGAATGCAAGAGCCCActggagggtaaggagcttgAGGAAAGTATTCCAGGATTAGCTCAGGCCAAAGAGCTGGCGGAGACCTTAGTTGCCGAAGATGGATCTTGTATTG ATCCCAAAAGCCGCGAAGTCGTCCTCAACGCCTGCAAGGCAGTCGGCTCCATCAGCAACACATCTTTTGACATTCGATTCAACCCCGACATCTTCTCCCCAG GAGTACATTTCCCTGAAGACAGCGCAGACGACGTGCAGAAGCAGAAGCAGCTTCTCAAAGACGCGGCTGCCTTCCTGGTGTCCTGTCAGATCCCATCACTG GTTAAAGACTGTTTGGACCACAGCGCGCTGCCCATGGATGGAGCCACGCTGACCGAAGCGTTGCGCCAGAGAGGCATCAACATTCGCTATCTGGGTACTGTCCTGGAGTTTGTGGAAAAGACCCCCGCTAAAGCCCAACTGGAGCATTTCTAT AGAATAGGAATCAGTGAGCTGATCACCAGATGTGCAAAACATATCTTCAAGACATACCTCCAG GGTGTGGAGTTGTCTGCGCTCTCTGCCGCTGTAAGCCATTTCCTAAACTGCTTCCTGAGCTCCTTCCCCGATGCTGTCGCCCACCTGCCTCCTGATGAACTGGTGTCTCGCCGCAAAAGCCGTAAACGTCGCAACAGGGTCCCCGGCGGTGGTGACAACACGGCATGGGCGAGCCTGACGCCCAGCGAGCTGTGGAAGAACATTGCCTCTGAGGCTCAGAGCTACTATCACTTCACCATACAGTG TGAAAGTGTCGACCACGTGGTGGAGAAGTACTGCCTCCAGAAAATCACCCTGCTCAGAGAAATTTCAGTCAAAACTGGCATCCAG ATTCTGATAAAGGAGTATAACTTCGACAGCCGCCACAAGCCAGCCTTCACAGAGGAGGACATCCTGAATATTTTCCCTGTTGTGAAGCACGTGAACCCCAAAGCCTCAGATGCCTTCCACTTCTTCCAGAGTGGACAGGCCAAAGTGCAGCAAG GTTTTCTGAAGGAGGGCTGTGAGCTGATCAACGAGGCCCTGAACCTCTTCAACAACGTGTATGGAGCCATGCATGTAGAGATCTGTGCCTGCCTGCGTCTGCTGGCACGCCTTAATTATATCATGGGAGACCACCCTGAG GCTCTCAGCAACCAGCAAAAGGCTGTTCTGATGAGTGAAAGAGTCCTCGGCATTGAGCACCCCAACACAATTCAAGAATAT ATGCACTTGGCTCTGTACTGCTTTGCCAACGGCCAGCTGTCGACCGCCCTGAAGCTGCTTTATCGTGCCCGTTACCTCATGTTGTTGGTTTGCGGGGAGGACCACCCAGAGATGGCCCTGCTGGAC AGTAACATTGGGCTGGTTCTGCACGGAGTGATGGAGTACGATTTATCACTGAGATTCCTGGAGAACGCTTTGACCATCAACACCAAGTACCACGGACCCCGGTCCCTCAAAGTGGCCCTCAG CCATCATTTGGTTGCGAGGGTTTACGAGAGCAAGGCCGAGTTCCGCTCCGCACTGCAGCACGAGAAGGAGGGTTACACCATCTACAAGAACCAG ATGGGTGAGGCACATGAGAAGACCAAGGAGAGCTCAGAGTACCTGAAGTATCTCACCCAACAGGCTGTAGCTCTGCAGAGAACCATGAATGAGATCTATAAGAACGGCTCCAACGCCAGCATCACACCCCTCAAG TTCACTGCTCCCAGCATGGCAAGTGTCCTGGAACAGCTCAACATTATCAACGGCATCATCTTTATACCACTCAG